One genomic region from Microcystis panniformis FACHB-1757 encodes:
- a CDS encoding response regulator transcription factor, with product MKETNKDNKQLLLIDDDPNLILLVKDYLEFRGYRVITAENGREALAILERGANAAKAREMPDIIICDLIMPEMDGYAFLETIRRDSRFSGLPVIFLSPKDQSQDKVTGLITGAAVYIVKPFEPEELVARVESSLKQAGRLLKRSTRIHSPDVTPVQVPGNVELTPTELKVVQLVAQGLANREIATKLNVSQRTIESHVSNMLHKTGLHNRTELTQWAIESNKLLTI from the coding sequence ATGAAAGAGACCAACAAAGACAATAAACAACTTTTATTAATCGACGATGACCCAAATTTAATACTTTTGGTGAAGGATTATCTAGAGTTTCGTGGTTATAGGGTGATAACCGCAGAAAACGGTCGGGAGGCCCTAGCAATCCTCGAACGCGGGGCAAATGCGGCTAAAGCAAGGGAAATGCCCGATATCATTATCTGTGATCTGATCATGCCGGAAATGGATGGTTATGCCTTCCTCGAAACAATTCGTCGCGACAGTCGTTTTAGTGGTCTTCCCGTGATTTTTCTCTCCCCTAAGGATCAAAGTCAGGACAAGGTGACAGGTTTAATCACCGGGGCCGCTGTCTATATAGTCAAACCCTTTGAACCGGAAGAATTAGTGGCCCGGGTGGAGTCTTCCCTCAAACAAGCGGGCCGGTTGCTGAAACGCAGCACCCGCATTCATTCCCCGGATGTCACCCCTGTTCAGGTTCCGGGTAATGTGGAATTAACCCCAACGGAGTTAAAAGTAGTACAATTGGTCGCCCAGGGACTGGCTAATCGGGAAATCGCAACAAAACTCAATGTTAGTCAACGGACAATCGAAAGTCATGTGTCGAATATGCTCCATAAAACCGGTCTTCATAATCGCACGGAATTAACCCAGTGGGCGATCGAAAGTAATAAGCTGTTGACTATCTAG
- the ltrA gene encoding group II intron reverse transcriptase/maturase has translation MTTVQQMDKWKTWQDINWKKVERQVFKLQKRIFRASSCGDVKKVHRLQKLLLKSYSAKALAVRRVTQDNQGKKTAGVDGVKSLTPKQRLTLMTELNLGTKVKPTRRVWIPKPNGEKRPLGIPTMKDRALQALAKLVLEPEWEAKFEPNSYGFRVGRSCHDAIAGIFQAINKKAKYVLDADIAKCFDRIDHQKLLEKLNTYPTMRKQIKSWLKAGVIDDKQLFPTSEGTPQGGVLSPLLANIALHGLEELVMNLAPSFDMKRKDGTQMSVRDKIKSVTLIRYADDFVVLHENLGVILLIKKEIEGWLQNIGLELKPSKTRIAHTLREDESEQAGFDFLGFNIRQFPVGKYTSGKVRGNLLGFKTIITPNKESQIRHYRELKRIINTSKGINQAELIKRLNPVIRGWCNYFSTVVSQKIFERLTHILGHKLIKWGIKRHRNKGRKWISKRHFHTIGGNNWAFTTREENNPLRLYEHRETEIRRYVKVKGNASPYDGNLVYWSSRMGTHPEMPTEISKLLKKQKGKCTHCGHFLRDGDLMEIDHITPKSLGGNNSYNNLQLLHRHCHDEKTANDGSLGNKSDCNSVKPEPPIPDNYIWVKDMLVMT, from the coding sequence ATGACCACTGTTCAACAGATGGATAAATGGAAGACTTGGCAAGACATCAATTGGAAAAAGGTTGAACGTCAGGTTTTTAAGTTACAAAAACGAATTTTCAGAGCGTCTAGTTGTGGAGATGTCAAGAAGGTTCACAGACTCCAAAAATTATTGTTAAAGTCCTACAGTGCTAAAGCGTTAGCGGTGCGTAGAGTAACCCAAGACAATCAAGGAAAGAAAACCGCAGGTGTGGATGGAGTTAAATCTCTAACCCCAAAACAACGGTTAACCCTAATGACTGAACTAAACTTGGGAACAAAGGTCAAACCCACACGCCGAGTATGGATTCCCAAACCCAACGGCGAAAAACGACCTTTAGGAATACCTACCATGAAAGACCGTGCCTTACAAGCACTAGCTAAACTGGTACTAGAACCAGAGTGGGAAGCCAAATTCGAGCCTAACAGCTATGGATTTAGAGTAGGACGCTCTTGTCACGATGCTATAGCAGGGATATTCCAAGCCATTAACAAAAAGGCAAAGTATGTTCTTGATGCAGATATAGCTAAATGCTTTGACCGCATTGACCATCAAAAACTGTTAGAAAAACTTAACACCTACCCAACCATGAGGAAACAAATCAAATCATGGTTAAAAGCAGGAGTCATAGACGACAAACAGTTATTCCCAACCTCAGAAGGTACACCGCAAGGCGGAGTGTTATCGCCATTATTGGCAAATATAGCACTTCATGGGTTAGAGGAATTGGTTATGAATCTAGCACCCTCATTTGACATGAAACGCAAAGACGGGACACAAATGAGTGTTAGAGACAAAATAAAATCAGTGACCTTAATCCGATATGCAGACGATTTTGTGGTACTACATGAAAACCTAGGGGTTATTCTCCTAATCAAAAAGGAAATAGAGGGATGGTTACAAAACATCGGACTTGAGTTAAAACCAAGTAAAACAAGAATAGCCCACACACTGAGAGAAGATGAAAGCGAACAAGCTGGATTCGACTTTCTAGGGTTTAATATAAGACAATTTCCCGTCGGTAAATACACCTCGGGAAAAGTCAGAGGTAATCTGCTTGGTTTCAAAACAATAATAACCCCTAACAAAGAGAGTCAAATAAGACACTATAGAGAACTTAAACGCATCATAAACACCAGCAAGGGAATCAACCAAGCTGAACTCATTAAAAGGTTAAACCCTGTAATAAGAGGATGGTGCAATTACTTCTCAACAGTGGTTAGTCAGAAAATCTTTGAAAGATTAACCCACATCCTAGGGCATAAACTCATCAAATGGGGGATAAAACGCCATCGAAACAAAGGAAGAAAGTGGATTTCTAAAAGACACTTTCACACAATAGGTGGCAATAACTGGGCTTTCACAACCAGAGAAGAAAATAATCCTCTAAGGTTGTACGAACATAGAGAAACGGAAATCCGACGCTATGTGAAGGTCAAAGGGAACGCCTCACCCTACGATGGAAACCTAGTTTATTGGAGTTCAAGAATGGGGACTCATCCCGAAATGCCAACAGAAATTTCAAAACTGTTGAAAAAGCAAAAAGGGAAATGTACTCACTGTGGACACTTCTTAAGAGATGGGGATTTAATGGAGATAGACCACATCACCCCTAAATCACTAGGGGGGAATAACAGTTACAATAACCTCCAACTTCTTCATCGACATTGCCATGATGAAAAGACAGCCAATGATGGCAGTCTAGGCAACAAATCTGACTGCAATAGTGTCAAGCCAGAACCGCCCATACCAGATAATTACATCTGGGTAAAGGATATGTTGGTAATGACGTAG
- a CDS encoding (2Fe-2S) ferredoxin domain-containing protein yields the protein MEEADTRDILGENVAKLGLAQIQRHLFLCCDQTKPKCCDKEEGLEVWDYLKKRLSELQLDRPRADRLGCIFRTKANCLRVCSQGPILLVYPEGVWYGRVNKEAIERIIQEHLIGNQIVTEYAFLCHDLPAISLNCSREEPETIEENSVKTS from the coding sequence ATGGAAGAAGCGGACACTAGAGATATCTTGGGGGAAAATGTGGCTAAGTTGGGACTGGCCCAGATCCAGCGTCATCTATTTCTCTGCTGCGATCAAACTAAGCCAAAATGCTGTGACAAGGAAGAAGGGTTAGAAGTGTGGGATTATTTAAAGAAGCGGTTAAGTGAATTACAACTCGATCGCCCTAGGGCCGACCGTCTAGGTTGTATTTTTCGCACTAAAGCCAACTGTTTGCGGGTTTGTAGCCAAGGCCCGATTTTATTAGTGTACCCGGAAGGAGTCTGGTATGGAAGGGTAAACAAGGAAGCGATCGAAAGAATTATCCAAGAACACCTAATCGGTAATCAAATCGTCACCGAATATGCTTTCCTTTGCCACGATTTACCAGCAATCTCCCTGAACTGTTCCAGAGAAGAACCCGAAACAATAGAGGAAAACAGCGTTAAAACTAGCTGA
- a CDS encoding Npun_F0494 family protein — MSLSTATVTAINYPDATITRAERALCCSPFRVTLFAAMLEQSVSLLSIPGAGGLEKGYTSRLLTEAAAESYLLWLIKVGILRREVDGQGITDSFRLTPLGRKLIEKWQPQGDFFPKPTFWQRFFNTLQRWFSF, encoded by the coding sequence ATGAGCCTATCGACTGCCACCGTTACCGCCATCAATTATCCTGATGCTACCATCACCCGGGCCGAACGCGCCCTCTGTTGTTCTCCTTTCCGTGTCACCCTATTTGCCGCTATGCTGGAGCAAAGTGTATCACTTTTAAGCATCCCTGGTGCTGGGGGTTTAGAGAAAGGTTATACTTCCAGACTGCTGACGGAAGCGGCAGCGGAAAGCTATCTTCTCTGGTTGATTAAAGTGGGAATTTTGCGGCGCGAAGTAGATGGACAGGGGATAACCGATAGTTTTCGTCTCACTCCTTTAGGAAGGAAATTAATAGAAAAATGGCAACCCCAAGGGGACTTTTTCCCTAAACCCACTTTCTGGCAAAGATTTTTTAATACTCTGCAACGTTGGTTTTCTTTTTAA